In Oscillatoria acuminata PCC 6304, a single window of DNA contains:
- a CDS encoding YtxH domain-containing protein, whose protein sequence is MGKNRSVIFMGGMLLGAAIGTLSGLLVAPQTSRQTRRILKKSAQALPEIAEDVSSSVQIQADRLSASALKNWDETLDRLRDAIAAGIEATQQEREILTKPEVEVSSEASDRQP, encoded by the coding sequence ATGGGCAAGAATCGTTCGGTAATTTTTATGGGCGGAATGCTCCTCGGAGCAGCGATCGGGACCCTCAGCGGCTTGCTGGTGGCCCCCCAAACCTCACGCCAGACTCGGCGCATCTTGAAAAAATCGGCCCAAGCGCTGCCAGAAATTGCAGAAGATGTCTCCAGCAGCGTGCAGATCCAAGCCGATCGCCTCTCTGCATCTGCCTTAAAAAATTGGGATGAAACCCTCGATCGCCTCCGAGATGCGATCGCCGCAGGGATTGAAGCCACCCAACAAGAGCGGGAAATCCTGACTAAACCGGAAGTCGAGGTATCCTCCGAGGCGAGCGATCGTCAGCCGTAA
- a CDS encoding PAS domain S-box protein, with amino-acid sequence MSDRLNFRLNQSLEYHPLKVAPNLPLKRAIALMNRARSSYVLVLEQSLPHQPETGYGLFTEGDLVTLAAAGLWEESRPLSEVLTQSIIPLQVTDQIDSFSLFCYMEAHQIRHLPIQDSQGKLLGVVTHDSLQRGLQPRELREHRLAQEGMSQAIATASPTASILEVIAQMATPGRSGVVIGQSREEKSSQESILPGGLNPFYPIGIITPRDIVQYYALGLDLANTPASQVMSQPLLFGNPNHSLAQIHHQMQDAWVRHWVIVTATQELVGIVTPTEILQGWRGSPNSDANPVVQGNKKPRTNRLRTQTSVSLGDSQLPRNRQETVPEAIAFSTVALQQALEQQQAEIFHGQLAQKLLQFSEERFRQLAETIEQVFWLVSSDLKQLIYMSPAFEKVWGISREQLESKDAGESRNYLTILQESFYWEEGDPTWENWPEQVLASGELENRIVQPDGTWRWVHSRGFPVYNNRGELYRIAGITTDITRRKAAEAARWESEQRYRQLVETTTDWVWEMDAAGRYTYSSPRIGEILGYEPSEAIGKRLDAWIVPEWAEEERRWVKQLATHPQPFSCKERVNLHKQGTVVVLESSGVPIFDEMGKLVGYRGIDRDITGRKEAEAALQQINQELEQRVQVQTAELRELIGQLQGEIARRQEVESALRQSEERLESILGSLNDVVWSASAQTRELLYLNPAFERIYGRSRQEFFENLELWRGVVHPEDSDRVRQFFEALLVQGSQDVEYRIIRPNGEVRWLEDRAHLLYDATRQGFRMDGVARDITERKQAEEAIARSESRFHAIFNQTFQFMALLSPEGVILEMNQRALEVWGLAGTNPTGREFWDCPCWQPTDPEERAESLGESEGEPQFCSIQGANRFRGAIAQAAAGELWRDEVEIFGPQNQRVTIDVSIKPVRDEGDRVIQLIAEGRDISDRKRLETEIFEREQLLNSFFKATSSVSVGLGIVDDQMQFIQVNEALAEVHGLSPQEHLGKTVDEIMPEVNPQVQSLIKELLRSGTPILNLELSSEKASQPGVLHHWLTCYFPVPLNKGLARGVGFIVLDITQRKQAEQALRQIQERLEYLLCTNPTIIYSCKPTGDYALTFISQNILRQFGYEAQQLLDNPNLWFECIHPDDAERLFAHIFRLQERTQEIYEYRVRHHNSTYRWVRDERRLVCDAEGNPLEIVGSMYDITEQKKALGRRFSKRA; translated from the coding sequence ATGAGCGATCGCCTAAACTTCCGATTGAATCAAAGCCTCGAATACCACCCGTTAAAGGTTGCCCCCAATCTCCCCTTAAAAAGGGCGATCGCCCTGATGAACCGAGCTAGATCCAGCTATGTTTTAGTCCTCGAACAGTCTCTCCCTCATCAACCGGAAACAGGTTATGGCCTCTTTACGGAGGGAGATTTAGTCACCCTGGCTGCTGCTGGACTCTGGGAAGAATCCCGCCCCCTTTCCGAAGTGCTGACCCAATCTATCATCCCGCTCCAAGTTACCGATCAGATAGATTCGTTTTCCCTCTTTTGCTATATGGAAGCGCATCAAATTCGGCATTTGCCAATCCAGGATAGTCAAGGAAAACTACTCGGCGTTGTCACCCATGATAGTCTGCAACGAGGGTTACAACCGAGGGAGTTGAGGGAACACCGACTCGCACAGGAAGGAATGAGTCAGGCGATCGCCACAGCTTCCCCAACGGCCTCCATTTTAGAAGTGATTGCACAGATGGCAACCCCAGGTAGGAGTGGCGTGGTGATCGGTCAAAGTCGGGAAGAAAAATCCAGCCAGGAATCCATCCTCCCTGGAGGATTGAATCCCTTCTATCCCATTGGCATCATCACCCCCAGAGATATTGTCCAATACTATGCCTTGGGATTAGACTTGGCAAATACTCCGGCATCTCAGGTGATGAGTCAACCCTTGTTATTTGGAAATCCTAACCATTCCCTCGCTCAGATTCATCATCAAATGCAGGATGCTTGGGTCCGGCATTGGGTGATTGTCACTGCCACCCAGGAATTAGTCGGAATTGTGACTCCCACTGAGATTCTGCAAGGGTGGAGAGGAAGTCCTAATTCCGATGCCAATCCAGTAGTGCAAGGGAATAAGAAACCGAGGACCAACCGACTGCGGACCCAAACTTCGGTATCACTCGGTGATTCTCAACTCCCCAGGAACCGACAAGAGACAGTTCCAGAGGCGATCGCCTTTTCTACTGTCGCCTTACAACAAGCATTAGAACAGCAGCAAGCCGAAATTTTTCATGGGCAACTGGCTCAAAAATTATTGCAATTTAGTGAGGAACGATTCCGTCAGCTTGCAGAAACGATTGAGCAAGTCTTTTGGCTGGTTTCGAGTGACCTGAAACAGTTGATTTATATGAGTCCGGCCTTTGAGAAGGTGTGGGGCATTTCCCGAGAGCAATTAGAGAGCAAGGATGCCGGGGAATCGCGGAATTATTTGACTATCTTGCAAGAGAGTTTTTATTGGGAAGAGGGGGACCCGACTTGGGAAAATTGGCCCGAGCAGGTTCTGGCTTCCGGGGAACTGGAAAATCGGATTGTGCAACCTGATGGTACCTGGCGTTGGGTACATTCGCGAGGGTTTCCGGTTTATAACAATCGGGGAGAACTCTACCGGATTGCCGGGATTACCACTGATATTACCCGTCGCAAAGCGGCAGAAGCGGCAAGATGGGAGAGTGAACAGCGGTATCGGCAGTTAGTGGAAACGACGACGGATTGGGTTTGGGAGATGGATGCGGCAGGGAGATACACCTATAGCAGTCCCAGAATTGGAGAGATTTTAGGGTATGAACCCTCCGAGGCGATCGGGAAACGGCTGGATGCCTGGATTGTTCCAGAATGGGCGGAGGAAGAACGGCGCTGGGTGAAGCAACTGGCGACTCACCCGCAACCCTTTAGCTGCAAGGAACGGGTTAATTTGCATAAACAGGGCACTGTGGTGGTGTTAGAAAGCAGTGGTGTACCAATTTTTGATGAGATGGGGAAATTAGTCGGGTATCGGGGAATTGATCGGGATATCACGGGGAGAAAGGAAGCGGAAGCGGCGCTGCAACAGATTAATCAAGAGTTGGAACAGCGGGTGCAAGTGCAAACGGCTGAACTGCGAGAGTTAATTGGACAATTGCAAGGGGAGATTGCCCGTCGTCAGGAGGTAGAGTCGGCCCTCAGACAGAGTGAGGAGCGTTTGGAGAGCATTTTGGGGTCCCTGAATGATGTGGTCTGGTCCGCTTCGGCGCAAACCCGGGAATTGTTGTATTTGAATCCGGCTTTTGAGAGAATTTATGGACGGTCTCGCCAGGAGTTTTTTGAAAATCTGGAGTTGTGGCGGGGGGTGGTCCATCCGGAGGATAGCGATCGCGTGAGGCAGTTTTTCGAGGCGTTACTGGTCCAGGGGTCACAAGATGTAGAGTATCGGATTATCAGACCCAATGGGGAGGTGCGGTGGTTGGAGGACCGCGCTCATTTACTTTATGATGCCACTCGCCAAGGGTTCCGTATGGATGGGGTGGCGCGGGATATTACGGAACGCAAACAGGCGGAAGAGGCGATCGCCCGGTCGGAAAGTCGGTTTCATGCGATTTTTAACCAAACCTTCCAATTTATGGCCTTGTTGAGTCCCGAGGGGGTGATTCTGGAGATGAACCAGAGGGCATTGGAAGTCTGGGGGTTGGCGGGGACGAATCCGACTGGACGGGAATTTTGGGACTGTCCCTGTTGGCAGCCTACGGATCCAGAGGAACGGGCAGAGAGTCTCGGGGAGTCTGAAGGGGAACCCCAGTTCTGTTCGATTCAGGGGGCCAATCGCTTTCGCGGGGCGATCGCCCAGGCAGCGGCGGGGGAGTTATGGCGGGATGAGGTGGAAATTTTTGGACCTCAAAACCAACGGGTGACCATTGATGTCTCGATTAAGCCGGTGCGAGATGAGGGCGATCGGGTGATTCAGTTGATTGCCGAGGGTCGGGACATCAGCGATCGCAAGCGCCTAGAAACGGAAATCTTTGAGCGCGAACAACTGCTCAATTCTTTTTTTAAAGCCACCTCCAGCGTTTCTGTCGGACTGGGAATTGTCGATGATCAAATGCAGTTTATTCAAGTTAACGAAGCCCTGGCTGAAGTTCATGGTTTATCCCCCCAGGAACATCTGGGTAAAACCGTGGATGAAATCATGCCCGAGGTTAACCCCCAAGTTCAATCCTTAATCAAAGAATTATTGCGGTCCGGGACCCCCATCCTCAATTTGGAACTCTCCAGTGAAAAGGCCTCTCAACCAGGAGTTCTCCATCATTGGCTCACTTGCTACTTTCCCGTTCCCCTAAACAAGGGTCTGGCGCGAGGGGTGGGATTTATCGTCCTCGACATCACCCAACGCAAACAAGCAGAACAAGCTCTGCGCCAGATTCAAGAACGGTTAGAATATTTGCTATGTACGAATCCCACGATTATTTATAGTTGTAAACCCACCGGAGACTATGCCTTGACCTTCATCAGTCAAAATATCCTACGCCAGTTCGGTTATGAGGCGCAGCAATTATTAGATAATCCCAACTTGTGGTTTGAATGCATTCATCCCGACGATGCTGAACGACTTTTTGCCCATATCTTTCGTCTGCAAGAACGGACTCAGGAGATTTATGAATATCGAGTCAGACATCACAACTCAACCTACCGTTGGGTGCGGGATGAACGGCGTCTGGTTTGCGATGCCGAGGGCAATCCTTTAGAGATTGTCGGTTCGATGTATGATATTACGGAACAGAAAAAAGCCCTAGGGCGTCGGTTCAGTAAAAGGGCTTGA
- a CDS encoding EAL domain-containing response regulator — MKKILVIEDEELVRNNIVEILDTVDFRVIGASNGGIGVQLAEEHLPDLILCDVMMPELDGYGVLAALRNNPVTATIPFIFLTAKGDKTDIRQGMNLGADDYLTKPFRRKELLGAIEARLIKHDALYQGYTRESRRAVVPVPEVQPERPESIYYDHLTNLPNQLLVREQFEPLRDRTHPEGGCIWILLIGLDRFKRINQSLGHDFGDRLLMEVAQKLSQCVRPGDILARLHTDQFVIVLASGAHNGDRPTLSDSRDFSSNNTPKPSSEAIAQPILDRLTQPFCLENREIFITASIGISTYPQDGKAVDALMKNAGVAMSYAKQLGGNQYRSYTPTLQSESLDDLCLETSLRYAVERQELQLYYQPIVGLKNGRIVGAEALLRWHHPQRGMISPVKFIPLAEQTGLIAPIGEWVLQTACNQTKSWQAEGLPPVRVAVNLSFRQFNQLDLSERLVRILYESGLNPSYLELELTESILVQNVDSTIAKLNELKAMGVKISLDDFGTGYSSLSYLQQFPFDLLKIDRCFVQGINTNPTNAALTKAIIQMAHSLNLKVIAEGVETREELAVLYENQCDNIQGYFFSRPVKAEDFKRMLQEDKQLERQSHRTSHFKD; from the coding sequence ATGAAAAAAATTTTAGTGATTGAGGACGAAGAGTTAGTCCGTAACAACATTGTCGAAATTCTAGATACGGTAGATTTCAGGGTGATTGGAGCATCCAATGGAGGTATCGGCGTCCAATTGGCAGAGGAACACCTTCCCGACCTGATTTTGTGCGATGTGATGATGCCAGAACTGGATGGGTATGGGGTACTGGCGGCCCTGCGGAATAATCCGGTGACGGCAACGATTCCGTTTATTTTTTTAACGGCAAAAGGGGATAAAACGGACATCCGCCAAGGGATGAATTTGGGAGCGGATGATTATTTGACGAAACCGTTTCGGCGCAAAGAGTTGTTAGGGGCGATCGAGGCGAGGCTGATTAAACATGATGCTTTATATCAGGGTTACACTCGGGAGTCAAGGCGTGCAGTGGTCCCAGTGCCGGAAGTGCAGCCGGAGCGCCCTGAGTCAATCTATTATGATCATTTAACGAATTTGCCGAATCAACTGTTAGTCCGAGAGCAGTTTGAACCCTTGCGCGATCGCACCCATCCAGAAGGCGGCTGTATCTGGATTTTATTAATTGGGTTAGACCGATTTAAGCGGATCAATCAGAGTCTCGGCCATGACTTTGGCGATCGCCTCCTGATGGAAGTCGCCCAGAAATTGAGCCAATGTGTTCGTCCAGGAGATATTCTAGCGCGACTGCATACGGACCAATTTGTGATTGTTTTGGCGTCAGGTGCCCACAACGGCGATCGCCCGACTCTCTCCGACTCTCGGGACTTTTCCTCGAACAACACCCCTAAACCGTCATCAGAGGCGATCGCTCAACCTATTTTGGACCGCCTCACTCAACCGTTTTGCTTAGAAAACCGGGAAATTTTTATCACCGCCAGCATCGGCATTAGCACTTATCCCCAAGACGGGAAAGCAGTAGACGCCTTGATGAAAAATGCCGGGGTGGCGATGTCTTATGCCAAGCAACTGGGTGGCAATCAATATCGATCTTATACCCCCACCTTGCAAAGCGAATCCCTCGATGACCTTTGCCTGGAAACCAGCCTGCGCTATGCCGTGGAACGGCAAGAATTGCAACTGTATTATCAGCCCATTGTTGGGCTAAAAAATGGACGAATTGTGGGCGCGGAAGCCTTACTGCGGTGGCACCATCCTCAACGGGGAATGATTTCTCCGGTTAAATTTATCCCCTTAGCAGAGCAAACCGGCTTAATTGCTCCGATCGGGGAATGGGTACTCCAAACGGCTTGCAACCAAACTAAATCCTGGCAAGCTGAAGGGTTGCCGCCGGTACGAGTGGCGGTTAATCTATCCTTTCGGCAGTTTAATCAATTGGATCTGAGCGAACGGTTAGTGCGGATTTTATATGAAAGTGGACTTAACCCCAGCTATTTAGAATTAGAACTTACCGAAAGTATTTTGGTTCAAAATGTGGATTCAACCATTGCTAAGTTGAATGAATTAAAAGCAATGGGTGTGAAAATCTCCTTAGATGATTTTGGGACGGGATATTCTTCTTTAAGTTATTTGCAGCAATTTCCGTTTGATTTATTGAAAATAGACCGCTGTTTTGTGCAGGGTATCAATACCAATCCAACTAATGCTGCTTTGACGAAAGCAATTATTCAAATGGCTCATTCTTTAAATTTAAAAGTGATTGCAGAAGGGGTGGAAACCCGGGAAGAGTTGGCGGTTTTGTATGAAAATCAATGCGATAACATTCAGGGTTATTTCTTTAGTCGCCCCGTGAAAGCAGAGGACTTTAAACGAATGCTCCAAGAAGATAAGCAGTTGGAGCGTCAATCTCACCGGACAAGCCATTTCAAGGATTAG
- a CDS encoding response regulator transcription factor, with protein sequence MKTILVIEDEQAVLTNILEILEGGGFKAIGAENGLAGIAQAQKYLPDLILCDVMMPGLDGHGVLSQLRESPPTATIPFIFLTAKADHADLRQGMNLGADDYITKPFRRKDLLEAINTRLNKQAAVMQQYATERQRAEGLQAKMYELEELSHTKDGLLKKLVEDLRNPLSKINLAIHMLKNTPQGTSTERYLEILQEEFEREIHLINQVSELQDLLTADNFTLLRKFNLLGGNLENPPNKRY encoded by the coding sequence ATGAAGACCATTTTGGTGATTGAAGATGAACAAGCCGTCTTGACCAATATCTTGGAAATCCTTGAAGGAGGGGGATTTAAGGCGATCGGTGCTGAAAATGGACTCGCGGGTATTGCCCAAGCTCAAAAATATCTCCCAGATTTGATCCTGTGCGATGTGATGATGCCTGGATTGGATGGGCATGGGGTGTTAAGTCAATTGCGAGAGTCACCTCCGACTGCAACGATCCCGTTTATTTTTCTGACGGCTAAAGCTGATCATGCAGATTTGCGCCAAGGCATGAATTTAGGAGCAGATGATTATATCACCAAACCGTTCCGCCGGAAAGATTTGTTAGAAGCGATTAATACCAGGCTAAATAAGCAAGCAGCAGTGATGCAGCAGTATGCAACGGAGCGCCAAAGAGCGGAAGGATTGCAGGCTAAAATGTATGAGCTAGAAGAACTCAGCCACACCAAAGATGGCTTGTTGAAGAAGTTAGTGGAAGATTTACGAAATCCGCTTTCCAAGATTAATTTGGCCATTCATATGCTGAAGAATACACCCCAGGGAACCTCTACAGAACGGTATCTGGAAATTTTACAGGAAGAATTCGAGCGAGAAATTCACTTGATCAATCAAGTATCCGAGTTGCAAGACTTGTTGACTGCGGATAATTTTACGCTGTTACGGAAGTTCAACCTTTTGGGAGGCAATTTAGAAAACCCTCCAAATAAACGCTACTAA
- the ggt gene encoding gamma-glutamyltransferase: MSQFTPGMIAAGHPCTAEAGIEMLRLGGNAFDGAVAAMLASFVAEPGLTSAAGGGFLLAHTRDRNLLFDFFVQTPRFKRKAQELDFYPVPVDFGGAVQEFHIGLASMGVPGNLAGVLAVHKKLGRLPFKVVVEPAIHYANEGVVLNSFQAYLLEILNPILTASPAGKQSYAPQGTGLEAGDTLYLKDLGATLAYLAEAGIEEFYQGAIAAQLVKDCQEQGGYLTREDLSEYQVIERTPLITEYRDETFLTNPPPSSGGVLIAFALKLLESVDFQGLRFGSCRHLQHLADVMRLTNLARSNGYDENLYIPDFAQEFLSPEHCAEYLSIFQADCNRLGSTTHISIMDREGNAASVTTSNGEGSSYIIPGTGIMVNNMLGEADLNPTGFHQWPENRRLSSMMAPTMVLKENRPEIVLGSGGSNRIRTAILQVISNAIDFKMDLATAINSPRVHWENGVFHLEPGFERSEAESLSTLMPKQTQEVVIWEEKNMFFGGVNGVRMRADGEIEAAGDPRRNGAIA, encoded by the coding sequence ATGAGCCAATTTACCCCAGGAATGATTGCCGCCGGACACCCCTGTACCGCCGAAGCCGGAATTGAAATGTTGCGATTGGGTGGCAACGCTTTTGATGGGGCGGTTGCGGCTATGTTAGCATCTTTCGTGGCTGAACCTGGCCTGACTTCGGCAGCCGGTGGGGGTTTTCTCCTCGCCCATACGCGCGATCGCAATCTCCTGTTTGATTTTTTTGTCCAAACTCCTCGTTTTAAACGCAAGGCTCAGGAATTAGATTTCTATCCCGTTCCCGTTGATTTTGGCGGCGCAGTGCAGGAGTTTCATATTGGCTTGGCTTCGATGGGAGTGCCCGGTAACCTCGCCGGGGTCTTAGCCGTTCACAAAAAGTTAGGACGGTTACCTTTTAAGGTGGTGGTTGAACCGGCGATTCATTATGCCAATGAGGGGGTGGTTCTTAATTCTTTTCAAGCCTATTTATTGGAAATTCTCAATCCAATTTTAACCGCCTCCCCGGCAGGAAAACAGAGTTATGCTCCCCAGGGAACCGGCTTGGAAGCGGGGGATACACTTTACTTGAAAGATTTGGGAGCGACTTTAGCGTATTTAGCAGAGGCGGGAATTGAGGAGTTTTATCAAGGGGCGATCGCAGCACAACTCGTTAAAGATTGTCAAGAGCAGGGCGGGTACTTAACTCGGGAAGATTTAAGCGAGTATCAGGTGATTGAAAGAACACCCTTAATCACTGAATATCGGGATGAAACCTTTCTGACGAATCCTCCTCCGAGTTCTGGGGGGGTGCTAATTGCCTTTGCCTTAAAGTTATTAGAATCAGTTGATTTTCAAGGGTTACGCTTTGGAAGTTGTCGCCATTTACAGCACTTAGCCGATGTCATGCGCTTAACCAATCTAGCTCGCAGCAATGGCTATGATGAAAATCTCTATATTCCCGATTTTGCCCAGGAGTTTTTATCCCCGGAACATTGCGCTGAGTATCTCAGCATCTTTCAGGCGGATTGTAATCGATTGGGGAGTACGACTCATATTAGTATTATGGATCGGGAAGGGAATGCAGCCAGTGTTACCACATCTAATGGGGAAGGGTCTTCCTACATCATTCCGGGAACGGGAATTATGGTGAATAATATGCTGGGAGAAGCAGATTTAAACCCCACGGGATTTCATCAATGGCCGGAAAATAGACGTCTTTCTTCGATGATGGCCCCGACAATGGTTTTGAAAGAGAATCGCCCCGAAATTGTCCTGGGTTCGGGCGGGTCTAATCGGATTAGAACGGCTATTTTACAAGTGATTTCTAATGCAATTGATTTTAAGATGGATCTGGCAACGGCGATCAATTCTCCTCGGGTTCATTGGGAAAATGGGGTGTTTCATTTGGAACCGGGGTTTGAGAGATCGGAAGCAGAATCTTTATCCACTCTGATGCCGAAGCAGACCCAAGAGGTGGTAATATGGGAGGAAAAAAATATGTTTTTTGGAGGGGTGAATGGGGTTAGAATGAGAGCAGATGGGGAGATAGAGGCAGCCGGTGACCCCCGTAGAAATGGGGCGATCGCCTAG